From the genome of Lutra lutra chromosome 8, mLutLut1.2, whole genome shotgun sequence:
cacatcactcggcatcagggaaatacaaatcaaaaccaccatgagatatcacctcacaccagtcagaatggctaaaattaacaagtcaggaaatgacagatgctggcgaggatgcggagaaaggggaaccctcctacattgttggtgggagtgcaaactggtgcaaccactctggaaaacagcatggaggtacctcaaaatgttgaaaatagaactatcctatgacccatcaattgcactgctgggtatttaccctaaagatacaaacgtagtgatccgaaggggcacgtgcacccgaatgtttatagcagcaatgtctacaatagccaaactatggaaagaacctagatgtccatctacagacgaatggataaagaagatgtggtatatatacacaatggagtactctgcagccatcaaaagaaatgaaatcttgccatttgcgacgacgtggatggaactagagggtatcatgcttagcaaaataagtcaatcagagaaagacaactatcatatgatctccctgatatgaggaagaggagatgcaacatggggggttgagggggtaggagaagagtaaatgaaacaagatgggattgggagggagacaaaccataagtgactcttaatctcacaaaacaaactgagggttgctgggggaggggggttgggtgaggtgtggtggggttatggacattggggagggtatgtgctatggtgagtgctgtgaagtatataagcctggcgattcgcagacctgtacccctggggataaaaatatatttttataaaaaataaaaataaaaataaaaataaaataaaatgttaaaacctgaaaaaaaaagtgtccctgGCATTAGATAGACAAAGTTAAATTAGACAAAATACTTGTTTACAAAATAGTTTATAATCCAGTGCAAAAGACTAGTTCTTATGGCATAATGTATTAGATATACTGTCTATAAACAGTGTGTTATGGTGCATGCTTTTGAGGAAAGGCATCCAAGTGTAGCCCTATGGCAGCCAGGGAGGCTTAGCAAATGTTTCCTAGAGGAAATGAAGGCGTGAATTTGGAAAGATAGGTTGGAGTTAATTCAATCAGTGGAAATAAGGGGGGAGAGGACCAGGAGGCAGGGACATGACAAGTGGAGAAAATATTGTTATGGAGGCTTAGAGGTACAATGTTGCAGGATACATTTGGGAAACTGCAAATAGTGTGGAATGGTTGGATCAACATGGGAGAAGAGAAGTCTCCAGTGCTTCCTTCTGTAAAAGGAAACTCCTTTATCCCTAACATTTATGATTTTCTGTGCGTGTGTAtgttggggggggcaggaagTAAAAGAGAATAACTCATTTTAATTAAGACCGGTAGAGTAGTAAGGCATGGGATATTAGATAGGTCCAATTTTCTCACAAAGCTGAACGTATGTctgattaatttattcatttatttgttcatcaaaGGTTTATTAAACACCTGTTTTACATCAGGCTACATCCAGGGCAACGGATCcagaaatttttaagattttaatttgaaagtatttttaaattgttttattttttatttatttatttttttttataaataaagtctttttttttttaagaattttttattcatttatttgacagagagagatcacaagcaggcagagatacaggcagagagagagaggaggaagcaggctccctgctgagcagagagcccgatgcggggctcgatcccaggaccctgagatcatgacctgagccgaaggcagcggcttaacccactgagccacccaggcgccccttaaattgttttaataattattatcttAAATAATTGTTAAACAATTGTGAAAcatatttcacttaccataagaCCTCATTCTGAACAGGAtcaatttcagaaaaacaatcaGTGACTGCGTTGAGAGGAAATTTTCATCTTCGCTGAGGGCAGTACATAATACTGGTCATAAATGAAAACTCAGCACTATATACCAAGCACTGTTGTAAGCGCTTTTTATAAATTAACTCATTGATCCTTACAGAGATCTTAGTACTattactttttacttcttttaaccACTAGATACTCTTTTGACAGTGGTCTTTCCATATCAGTGACTATTTGTTACActaccacaaaacaaaacaaaaaaaaaaaaaaaaaaacaaggaaaatttcaGAGACCTTAAGAAATGGAGGTGGGGTCACTGAGACAGTTAAGCGTGGTAGGAGTAATTATTTTCTGCCAAATGCAAGTGTTTCCAACTGCCAAAGAATTTTTCTAGGGAAATGAGTCAAATGGCAGATATCTCCCCAAATGAGTGGATATTGCAGTGAACTTGAGTCTCTTTGAACTTTGTCTACCGACATGAATAGCAACATCTTCCTAAAGGTAGGCTTGAAAGAATGCCATTATTACGCCATCCCAAgtgtagtttaaaaataaatagtactaGAAACCAAAGAGTAAGCACATGCACGATTTATCATTTCACCCTCATGGAGTCAGCAAATATCTGGAACAAAATTTCCCTAAAGTGGCCAACAGAAGCAAGATGATAGTTTCTGTTCTGAATGTTTGAACGGAAAATTACCACTTGTCTTCCTAGACTTCCTCCCGCATTCAATGGAGGACCTGAAAATAATGGATGTCGTGGGCCACGCTACTACATTCTGTGAGCTGGAGACAGACGAGGACTCTCCTGATGCCTCTGGATTCACAGGAACAATGATTTGGGAAACCTCAGCGCTCCCTTTGCCTTGCACATTCATACGTTCTCCCACATTCTATGCTGAAACCAATGTAGACAGGATCAGCTGAATCATGAGTATTCCAGATGACAACTCTTCTGATGCTTCAGTCTACCTCTTCATGTGTTATTCCAAGTACTTTTTCCTAGAGAGGAACAAAAGAAATAGACACATAACATTCCAAGTCTGACTGACGGTTGAACTGAAAACAGATAGCTGTGAATTTGGCTCTCTTATCCCAGGCATGACCCAGGGTTCTGAGACTATGGTAGGGTTTGGGAGAGGGTCTGGGAAGATGACCAGCATCCTTGCTATTCTGGAAGGAGAACATATGCTAAGGAGTTATGTTATACATCCAGGGCTAACAAGCTAGATGGGGAAAGGCTTTGATGCTGTATTTAACATTCAAAAGAATAGATGCTGAAAGGTTGAAGACTAGGGAGGTTGTAAACCTCTCCCTACAATTTACTGTAAAATGGGTGAGGTTGCAGTTACAAACAGAGTAACTATTTGAACAGTGCTTTACAATGAGGAAAAATGGCCGACTGAATTAAAATCTCATGGCAGTTTGTTTAGCAGGCTTTTTAGATACGGTTGTAATTCATTTGATTGATTCATTATGTTAGGAGAACTGGCTGAACATCTATGATGTATATAGAAAGAACAGGTGTAAAATACTTAAGAGGCATAAAATACTTAAGCCAGCCCATAGATCTACAGTTTAGTTGGGAAGATTAGATGCACCTGTGTGAAATGCAGAATACTGAGATAGTCAGGAATCCTGGAACCCTTGGGCATGgaaatcattttcttccttctccaccaCTATAAGGCAACACCCTGGAGAGTCACCAAAATACCTGGGACCAATGGAAGTTGCTAGACGCTTGCCACCCCAACatcatctttctttcctattcATGGACACTGAACACAGGTCTCAGTCCACATCTCCTCCACATTCAATAGCTCCTATCAATgtgtaaatattcttttatcaacatcctcctttattttttgcaAGTCCTTTTCTATCGGCTCTGGGAAAATTagtcctttctctctcattcttttttctccctctcttaattTCCAGCTACATGCTCCAAATTAAACCTAAATGTGGCCAAGGCTTAAAATTAGGAGTTATGATGGCCTGGAAAAGTAAActaataaattacaaataatttttttaaatgccataaaaTTCTAAAACCGTTGAAAATGCCTTTATTATCTCAACCAAAAATCCATCTATTTTCTCTACGTAGATACTGTTTTCTCTCTAGCACCAGcagccaaattaaaaaataagtaaataaaaatatattcttatatatttcctctttttatttgcTTACTATAATTAGAACCACCATTTTTCACAACAGATGTATTGAAATGTACCACCgaattcatccttttaaagtatataattcagtagcttttggtatattcacagagctgtgcaaccaACCACTCTGcctgattttagaacattttcatcacacaGAAAGAAACTCCTTATTCATTagtagtcactccccattccctctcctctcatctgtctctatgaatttgcctattctggatatttcataaaaatagaatcatacaatataggGCCCTTTTGtctaacttctttcacttagcataatgttttcaaagttcatctatctgggacattaaggagggcacgtgatgtaatgagcactgggtattatgtaagactgatgaatcactgaactctacctctgaaattaataatacactatatgttaattaattgaatttaaatgttaaaaaattgaaaaaaattaaggtttatCTACCTGTTCTATTCCTTTTCATGGCTAAATACTGTTCCATTGTAGGGGCATACCACTTTGATATTTCCAGTCATCATTCatcactgatggacatttgggttgtttccactttttggctattatgaagaaTGAATGCTACTAGGatcattcatgtacaagtttttataggaacattttttatcaattttcttgggtagatacctaaGAGCAGAATTGGTAACTCTGTTTGATGTTTTGCGGAATTGCCAGATTGCTTCCAAAGGGGAAGTATTGCTAGTGGCTGTGAAattatatctcattgtgttttgttgttgttgctttttaagtaggctctaagCCCtgcgtggagcccagtgtggggcttgcactcatgaccccgagatcaagacctgagctgagatcgagagtcagacacttaaccaactgagccaccaggtgctgctcattgcagttttgatttgcattcccctaatgTTGAAATGACTATGTAAAGcaagcatctcttcatgtgcttattggtcatttgtatatcttcttcagataaatgtttattcaaatccactgcccattttaaaaattgggctttgtcttttttagttgagttgtaagagtttaTTACATATTCTGAATACAAGTTCCTTATCCGATTTGtgatttgaacatattttttcccattctgtgggttgtcttttcactttcttggtagTTTCTTTTGAAGgagacaaattttaaattttgatataagtctgatttattttttcttttgttgtttgtgcttttggtgtcacctTTTTCTAGAACACTTTTGGCCTTCCAGCTCCATTAACTAACTAAACAGACTTTTGAGAACCTGCCTGTGAGCCCAGTTGGTACTTACaatctctttggaaaaatataccTACAAGACCAACAAGGATGGTTCTTTCCTGTATATAATTATGGTGCAGACATGAGGCATTATAAGAGGTCAGAGGCTGGTGAGGCCCTTAAGCTAGAATGGTCAGGAAATtctctggggcagggaagggactTGAGGGGGTTCTGGAAGACGGAACAGATAAAGCCAAAATAAAGTCAAATTATCTATCCCTCTTTTAGCTTGAGTTTAGAATACTTGAGAACTTAGTTCTTCAGATCAGCCACTGAAGTCTTCCATATCTGGTGCAAATGTGGAAAATATGAAGGAACAAAAAACTAGGTAACATCAATAGGCAGCCAAAACATCAATAGACAGCCACTGAAGACCACGGTGGTCCCTTCAGCCCTTTAGCAAGATCAGCTATATTTTCCTTCTGGTAGCCAAGACACAAGCCTGTTTGGAGGCTGCAGGGCCATGCTGGGCCATGCTGGGCCATGCATAGAGCAGAATCAAACCTGGTACTCTTAGACCATTTTGGTGGAAGGATGACTAAGGATAATGTGGGGCAAAGGCCTGTCATTCCAGGGAAGGGTTTGAACAGACAAAAATGCCCTGAGCTTACTGAGATTTAAAGCGATAGGTTAAAGCGTTTTGAAGAAGTTAACCTTACGAGGTTATGGCAGCTTGGAAGAAATCTCACGGAATGAGGATAAAGGATGGCGGAGGGGTGAATCTGAAGCATGGGGGTGAAGTTGTCTGTTCTGCCCGACAGCAAGGAGTTAGACacaaatgtggggcgcctggctggctcagtgggaagagtttgtgactcctgatctcgaggttgttgagtttgagccccacattggatacagagattactaaaaaataaaaaaataaacttaatttaaaaagcaaacaaacaaacagacacaaGTTTCACtgtttgctttttggtttgtATGGAAATGTCCCTGTCAGAACGGCTGGGTCCAAGCAGCAATGACCAAATATCATGAgcgccatctctctctctgcctgtcagcATCTGAGAGAATAAGGAACTGTTTGCCTCTCCCTGTCTCACTGCCAGACTTCCGCTGCCTCCACAAtttgtaaaaacagaaattatatcTGTCTAAACATTTTATATCTCACTAGCTCTGCATTTCCTGTTCTATTTGACCAGTGCCTCCCCTCTAACACACATACCCCTGTCCCCTTTGGGagcccagtaaatatttattgatgaggAAGATAATCACTAAAAATATGTTCCCATCACTGGGATCTATCTCTTGCCACTCAACTGTTCTAAATCCATGAGAGCCCCTTCAAAGATGTGTTCCCTTCAtgtaaaaaaatcccaaaaaacgaaaaaaaaaaaaaaacaaacaaacccaaaaccaaaaccgtAACTTTCCATTCCGCCTTCTCTGAATCTGGGAAGACTGATTCTGAGACAGGCTCCACTTACCCATCCACCCTGCTGCTGGACCCAGGGTGAGAAGTTGTCTTTCAGGTACTTGGTTCCAAAACCCAGCACCCTGTTCATGGGGTGGTTGTCGATGGCAGTGAGCTTGGCCGTGACGTCTATTGCAAGGGCAGCCTTAAAGCCCCGAGCTCTGACCTCTGATTCTCCCCTGGTGTCCACACCCCTTAAGAAGTGGTCCGTGATGGTCTTGAAAACAGGGTAGGACAGCTGGTCCTGGAAGCTGTTCATTAAAGCCTTGTTGTTCTTCAACTGCGTATAAGAAGAGATGCGATCAGTGAGCAGCCTGGCCCCGGGGAGCAGACCTGAGCTCTGCAGTGGCCACCCACACACTCAGTGGGAAACCCCTGATTCCAGTCAGACAGAAATTTCTTAGTGAGCGAGGACTCCATGTTTCCTTAGAAGTCCTCTAGTTCTGTCTCTGGGGAATGCTAAGCTAAGCAGGTTCTCAACAAATATTGTTTCTAAAAGGAATATTCTGGGGGTGCATCTGTTGTTATATAAAGATTCTGGTGGAGCAATGTTCTTGATGTGAGCCCAGCCCACTCCCCGCAACTTCTGTGAGACACAAGGAGCCTGTCCGAATTACAAATCTGAAGCAAGAAGAGCTAGTGTCCTCACCAGCAAGAATGGACTGCTTTTGACCAGGGACCCAGTGGAAGCAGCTTGATTCAAACCCTAGTGGGTAGCTGGAAGCCTGCGCTTGCCACAACAATAGGGAAATCAAATGCCTGAAAGAAACATCTTCCGCAGAGGGCCCTGGCCTGTCCCAGCCTTGCTCCTTCGGGTGGCCCTTGGCTCTGCCAGGCCTCTCcggcagaggctggaggaggccgCATAGGCTCTTGGGGATGAATGGCTCCTGCAGCATGGACGGAGTGGCCCTCCCCATTGTCACTGTCCCGGCCTGGTGGGAACCCCCACCCGCACGGCAAAGTCAGACCCTCTGTGTGTTCCTACACATGTCTGCTACTGGGGAAACAATCATGTTCTCTATATAAAGAATGTAAAGTATCACCCCAAATCATCAACaaaagtgagatttttaaaaagtagtgattTATGGGGTGAAAAGGAAAGCATTTCTCTCCCTCTAATCATGGAGGTCTGCTTCTTACCACCTCCCATTCCTTGCCTCCAGGACTCAATGCAAGTCACCACTtagggaggctgggaaggaggaggccaTGAGAAAGCCACAGAATCTTCAAGCTGTAAAGAATCTTCAAGGATTCCAGTAGGTCCTTCCCAGGCCAAGTCCTGTGCTGCTGGCTGGTCATCGGCATCTCCTTGAAATTCTCAAGAAGCTCATTCCTTCACAAGTCAGTCTTGAGTGCTAGAAAGTTCATTCCTAACATGGGGAAATCAATCGCCCCATAATTCCTATCCACTGATGTTGGTTCTGGAGAAACATAGGCAGGCACGTTCGATGTTCTTTCTCTGCACTCCTGTTATCCTCTACTTGTGGACCTGGAGCTCACACAccctgttctcttttctttatgcTGTGTCCCTGGTTCTCTCCGTTTCTCATTCTGCACCACCCTGGTCATGGTCTGCTGGGCACACCCCTGACAGATGCATGGGGAGAGGAGCGGCTGAGCATGTCGGGACAGGGGAAGTCTGGCTGGCCAGTTAGTGCTTTTCCCCTCCTGCACAAGCCCCATGAGGCCAGACTTCCTCCCACTGATCCTGGTAGGACGAGGAAATGGGTCCACAGGCCAGTCCCTGACCAACACACCCTAGAGACTACTCGACAGTCTATGGGGAACCACACGGAACTCCCCTCTGATGACAGTGGGGTCCCACTCACCAGCTCTGTATCTGAAGGCACTCTCACTCCTTCCTGACTGGAACGATGTAGTCTCGACTTCTAAACAGCAGGAAGGCCAAGTTCTCCAAGTAACACTTAACCCGCCTCCCTGGCCAAATTGCTGAGAGAGACCTTGAGCAGAGAACAGCCCGACCACTTTTGGGGTAGATTTCGGGAAGGACTCCAGCTTTGGAGCCAAGCATGGGACATTAATATCCAGACTGCGGGGCGAATGCGAGAGTCTGAACTTCCCCAAGGATCAGTTACATGGGGAACTAGATTCATAATTCTATTcagcaaattttaatttattggtgTCTTTTCTTGCAATAACAaagttacatttttcatttccaaaaattCCAGGGAGGCTCCAGAAGGTTTActtatgttttccaaagtgattcaTTTTTGAGATGCTGCCAGCATGAAGAATTTTCACtccaagggaaataaaatttaggaCTAAGTGGAATCCAGAACTTGCAAAGGAATACAATCTGGAGTACGATTCCATTCTCTGTCCCAGCGCGTGGGCACAGAAAGAAATCACTTTAGTTCAAGAAGCTCCATACCTCTTTTTCCAACTGATCCCCTGAATATTTCAGCAGCTCAACGATTTTCGCTATTATCTGATCTTCTCCATCTGTCGGGGGGaaattccagttattttttttttttaagaaaaaatataatcttaatttttttctctccccaggGACAATACGGGTAGCCAGATTAGGGACTGAGGGAGACACGTGCTTTGTAATTCTTAGCAACTTAACTCTTACCCCGCCTTGTCTGACAAGGCACAAACTACTCCAGCCACCGTCTCCTACAcacccctcctttcctttcttcttttttcccctcagcgCCCCACTTCTCACTACAAAATGCATCATATACTTATTGTAAGAATGGCGTTGAAGCTGTTATTTCCACTGCTCAGGATCCCatatctgaaaatattcaggagaACTTTCTCTCTGGTCTGTAGGATTCTCCTCAGTAGATGGTGATTTTTCCATGTGGACACCATAAATTCCATTTGGTTCATATTCCCCCTTTTGTGCTGCTAGAAACTGTAGAGCCAAATTTGGGGCTCCCATGTGAGAGAGGGTACAGTCTTCCTCGCCTGCATTTTGGGAATTAAACTCATTCCTAAACCCATCTTCTTTCCCCGcgagtgttttcattttccattatctttcaagtggtatttattttctcttactaaCATTGTAAACTTTGCTGTCTTTACAACCAGGTGgggtagaaataaataaaatgattaagttCTCCCACCCCAAAGGCTAAaatggcaggtggagagagagctgGCTACAGTTTCTGTGGTGTAGATGTCAGAATGGCggagtgagggggagaggagtATGATTTTTCTCATCTCAAAACAAGCTACCCACGAGGGAAAATGGCTGTTGCCCCAGAACAGGATCCAAACAAAGAAAAGCTAGTGACTGATCCAGCGGCACTTATCATTAATGGCACCATCTCTGAAGTCGTGGACTGCTCATTTTTGTTCCAGATAAGAGGGAAAGGGAGGCGAGGACATCCAGCCAGCCAGTCCCATCCCAAGAAGGACCAGCGAAAGGCAAGGTAGGCAGAAGTCTGAGACTCAGGTCTTGCGGGAGAAGCAAGAACGAGGGTCTTCATGGCCTCTGTGGAGTTTTTCTCTGATGCTGCGGCCCCTGTAACTGGGACCCCAATTTCTCATGTGCTTAGGGGACAAGAGCCTTAGCTTGGGCCTGGCGCGGGGTATCACTTTATGTCACCCAGACGGCCAGGGGATTGCAGGAAAGTGGAGACACCTTTCTTCTCAGTGCACCCAGACGGAacccctctcctccagccactCACCCTGAGCCCCACAACACAGCAGGATGCAGGCGGACCCAGCACTCTGCTTCCAAGGTGGGGAGATGCCGACACCAGCTCCTGGCATGTGGGCACACTGCCCACCCAGGGGGCCGCCTCTGCCTCAGCCCCAATGCCGCAGTTTGGGGAaaaggagcccagagcagggacaGTAGTCCGGGAGGGAAAGTAGGACAGAATGTCTCTTCTtggggcacttggttggctccCTTCGCCTCCAGGATTCCCACCCCTCTGATGGGAACTGTGGTCCCAGCTCCCACTCTGGTTCTGCTGGCAACGGACCCCATCTTGGTCACCTCTGTGTTCTGCTTCGTGTGCTGCCCCAGACCTGGTGACTGACGATGCCTTGCTTTTCCCTAGGAGCCCCCGGCAGTGTTAGAAAACCCCGTGCGGTTCCATCAGCAAGTAGACCATCGCCCTGGACCGTTGCTCACAGGACTGAATCGAGGACTGCTTTGCCCTCTGCGGGCAAGGTGCCCACTTTctacttcctcccctccctcaggaGGAGAATTCTCTTTGTACTTTGCAGTGAACCTGGCCCGCTGCTTCAGAGTGTGGCGGGCGCGCTCCACCTGTCCGGGGCTGGTCTCTCCAGGGCTAAAGGTGGGGGCCTCCAGCACGGTGCTGTCGTGCTTTTGGTCCAGGGCAGCGGAGAGGCCACAGAGATCTCTGCTGGTTAAATCAGAGATGCCCAGCGCTGGCTACAGACATTGGCGCTCATGCACCTCTGCCCGCCAAACCCTCCACCCGACCCAAATATGCAGAAGGAAGTTCCTACCTTTCTTAGTGCTGGTGGCTTGAGGCTGGAAACAGTGGCCCTGGCGGCGGATGAACTGATGAACAAAACTCCCTTTGGACTTGCAGCTTCCTACCAGGTCCTGGAGCTCTTCGGGCGGGGGCCAGGAATAAACAATTTCGGCAACACGATGGGCAATAGAAGCAACTTTGGGGTCCACAGCTGAAACCAGACCAAACGGAGCTGAGTGGCCCTTCCCAGGAGAACTCTGTCTAGCTCACTAGTATCCACAGTCGCCCCAAGTGAAAAGGCCcgcccagaggaagaggaaactgcTGGGCCAGTAGGGTGCTTGTTGGGGGTGTGCAGAGTATGGGGGGGatgtgggggctgtggggggtggggggaagccatTCTTCAGAAAGCACTGGGAATTGCCTGGCAGAGGCTGGGGTAGGGGCGGAGTGCACCAAGGAATGATTTGCTGCCTTGAAATAATTGCCCTTCTGCACCCTCTTTTTGAAGTCTTGTAAAATTAGTGTCCCCTTTCCCTTCtgcaaaagaagaaacacaaaagaaagtgCTTAGTTCTTTGAGGGAATtctcattatgtttttatttttattctttttttttttttttttaacatcctttATACCTTGGGGAGTGGGCCCCTATGTGCATAGGAGGGCAGTTAATAGTCTGACAAGCCTTTGGGGGTTGGAcactgggaaagagaagaggagaaatatCCCTTTCTCAGGCTATATTCATCACTCAAGCCCATTATCAAGTGAACACCGACGTCTCCTTGCCCTTGCACATACAGTCATGTGTCTTCTCTCGCCTCCCCGTCTAATGGGAAACATCCATTTAATGCCAAACAGGTAAACCAGGATGCATGAAGTGCTCTGCGATCCATGCCTTTTAAGCATTTATCACCCAGGAAGAGAGTTATGTATTTGCACACATAACTACGGAATAAAGTGTGTGAGGACAGTAAGGTTCAAGTGGCAGTTGGCCCCTGAATGTCCTCGCCTGTAAAGGATCAGTCAGCTCTGTCTCTGGTCAGGgatgggggctggtgggggtgggcaggtggtATTGCCGAGTCATTTGGGACGAACATTTTCATCCCATTGGTGATTTGTCACTAAGTTCTTAAGTTTTAGAAATCTGTGGAAGCTCTGTCT
Proteins encoded in this window:
- the BCL2L14 gene encoding apoptosis facilitator Bcl-2-like protein 14 isoform X3; this translates as MCTASACDLEEIPLDDDDTNSIEFKILAFYTKHHVFKNTPAIFSPKLLRTRSLSIKEQGGWSANDSWTQVSWPCRNSPSREKPLDLAKKKSSWRTFFGVIEKEEDAQNSAIFVLQGATAERQDSPQSQQWSRSLTNVGQRTEQEAVDPKVASIAHRVAEIVYSWPPPEELQDLVGSCKSKGSFVHQFIRRQGHCFQPQATSTKKDGEDQIIAKIVELLKYSGDQLEKELKNNKALMNSFQDQLSYPVFKTITDHFLRGVDTRGESEVRARGFKAALAIDVTAKLTAIDNHPMNRVLGFGTKYLKDNFSPWVQQQGGWEKVLGITHEEVD
- the BCL2L14 gene encoding apoptosis facilitator Bcl-2-like protein 14 isoform X2; the encoded protein is MRSQEDLVKVSSEGLRSRNFLAATCPEEGETCASPIPRPTMCTASACDLEEIPLDDDDTNSIEFKILAFYTKHHVFKNTPAIFSPKLLRTRSLSIKEQGGWSANDSWTQVSWPCRNSPSREKPLDLAKKKSSWRTFFGVIEKEEDAQNSAIFVLQGATAERQDSPQSQQWSRSLTNVGQRTEQEAVDPKVASIAHRVAEIVYSWPPPEELQDLVGSCKSKGSFVHQFIRRQGHCFQPQATSTKKDGEDQIIAKIVELLKYSGDQLEKELKNNKALMNSFQDQLSYPVFKTITDHFLRGVDTRGESEVRARGFKAALAIDVTAKLTAIDNHPMNRVLGFGTKYLKDNFSPWVQQQGGWEKVLGITHEEVD